The following coding sequences are from one Gossypium hirsutum isolate 1008001.06 chromosome A12, Gossypium_hirsutum_v2.1, whole genome shotgun sequence window:
- the LOC107938178 gene encoding protein unc-50 homolog isoform X3, whose translation MLPTVSKTRSTPSTSRPNSMFPQYLRRIVKWQQMDIEYTFWQMLHLCTAPKVVSIVHMNYHGGCSYQHTKYHKQTKNQWARDDPAFVVICSLLLAVATIAYCAAFLTNAYLREEAPNSHVVEQRVEWLYAFDVHCNSFFPMFVMLYVIHYFVSPLLVAHGFIPELLSNLLFMVAASYYHYLNFLGYDVLPFLERTTFFLYPIGVIIVLSPILILSGFNPSRYFMNMYFSQRI comes from the exons ATGTTACCAACGGTGAGCAAAACGCGTTCCACGCCCTCCACATCTCGACCTAACTCCATGTTCCCTCAGTACCTACGTCGAATTGTCAAG TGGCAACAAATGGATATTGAATATACTTTCTGGCAAATGCTTCACCTATGTACTGCACCAAAGGTTGT ttctATTGTGCATATGAATTACCATGGCGGATGCAGCTATCAGCACACAAAATATCACAAAC AAACCAAGAACCAGTGGGCACGTGACGACCCTGCTTTTGTTGTAATCTGTAGCCTTCTTTTGGCAGTTGCAACAATAGCTTATTGTGCTGC GTTCTTGACAAATGCTTACCTTCGGGAAGAGGCTCCAAATAGTCATGTTGTTGAACAACGGGTTGAATG GCTGTATGCATTTGATGTGCACTGCAATTCTTTCTTCCCGATGTTTGTAATGCTTTACG TAATACATTATTTTGTGTCACCGCTTCTGGTAGCCCATGGTTTTATACCTGAACTTCTGTCCAATCTGCTGTTCATGGTGGCAGCTTCTTACTATCACTACCTTAACTTTTTAGGTTATGACG TACTTCCCTTTTTGGAGAGAACAACCTTTTTCCTCTACCCAATTGGTGTCATAATTGTTCTATCCCCTATCT TGATTTTAAGTGGCTTCAATCCTTCAAGATATTTTATGAATATGTATTTTAGCCAAAGGATATGA
- the LOC107938178 gene encoding protein unc-50 homolog isoform X1, producing the protein MLPTVSKTRSTPSTSRPNSMFPQYLRRIVKWQQMDIEYTFWQMLHLCTAPKVVSIVHMNYHGGCSYQHTKYHKQTKNQWARDDPAFVVICSLLLAVATIAYCAAYDHSTAHAVFVVISVLLFHFLLTGVFLATCCWFLTNAYLREEAPNSHVVEQRVEWLYAFDVHCNSFFPMFVMLYVIHYFVSPLLVAHGFIPELLSNLLFMVAASYYHYLNFLGYDVLPFLERTTFFLYPIGVIIVLSPILILSGFNPSRYFMNMYFSQRI; encoded by the exons ATGTTACCAACGGTGAGCAAAACGCGTTCCACGCCCTCCACATCTCGACCTAACTCCATGTTCCCTCAGTACCTACGTCGAATTGTCAAG TGGCAACAAATGGATATTGAATATACTTTCTGGCAAATGCTTCACCTATGTACTGCACCAAAGGTTGT ttctATTGTGCATATGAATTACCATGGCGGATGCAGCTATCAGCACACAAAATATCACAAAC AAACCAAGAACCAGTGGGCACGTGACGACCCTGCTTTTGTTGTAATCTGTAGCCTTCTTTTGGCAGTTGCAACAATAGCTTATTGTGCTGC GTATGATCACAGTACTGCACATGCTGTTTTTGTAGTTATTTCAGTATTGCTTTTCCATTTTTTACTTACTGGAGTATTTCTGGCTACATGTTGTTG GTTCTTGACAAATGCTTACCTTCGGGAAGAGGCTCCAAATAGTCATGTTGTTGAACAACGGGTTGAATG GCTGTATGCATTTGATGTGCACTGCAATTCTTTCTTCCCGATGTTTGTAATGCTTTACG TAATACATTATTTTGTGTCACCGCTTCTGGTAGCCCATGGTTTTATACCTGAACTTCTGTCCAATCTGCTGTTCATGGTGGCAGCTTCTTACTATCACTACCTTAACTTTTTAGGTTATGACG TACTTCCCTTTTTGGAGAGAACAACCTTTTTCCTCTACCCAATTGGTGTCATAATTGTTCTATCCCCTATCT TGATTTTAAGTGGCTTCAATCCTTCAAGATATTTTATGAATATGTATTTTAGCCAAAGGATATGA
- the LOC107938178 gene encoding protein unc-50 homolog isoform X4 has protein sequence MLPTVSKTRSTPSTSRPNSMFPQYLRRIVKWQQMDIEYTFWQMLHLCTAPKVVYQHTKYHKQTKNQWARDDPAFVVICSLLLAVATIAYCAAFLTNAYLREEAPNSHVVEQRVEWLYAFDVHCNSFFPMFVMLYVIHYFVSPLLVAHGFIPELLSNLLFMVAASYYHYLNFLGYDVLPFLERTTFFLYPIGVIIVLSPILILSGFNPSRYFMNMYFSQRI, from the exons ATGTTACCAACGGTGAGCAAAACGCGTTCCACGCCCTCCACATCTCGACCTAACTCCATGTTCCCTCAGTACCTACGTCGAATTGTCAAG TGGCAACAAATGGATATTGAATATACTTTCTGGCAAATGCTTCACCTATGTACTGCACCAAAGGTTGT CTATCAGCACACAAAATATCACAAAC AAACCAAGAACCAGTGGGCACGTGACGACCCTGCTTTTGTTGTAATCTGTAGCCTTCTTTTGGCAGTTGCAACAATAGCTTATTGTGCTGC GTTCTTGACAAATGCTTACCTTCGGGAAGAGGCTCCAAATAGTCATGTTGTTGAACAACGGGTTGAATG GCTGTATGCATTTGATGTGCACTGCAATTCTTTCTTCCCGATGTTTGTAATGCTTTACG TAATACATTATTTTGTGTCACCGCTTCTGGTAGCCCATGGTTTTATACCTGAACTTCTGTCCAATCTGCTGTTCATGGTGGCAGCTTCTTACTATCACTACCTTAACTTTTTAGGTTATGACG TACTTCCCTTTTTGGAGAGAACAACCTTTTTCCTCTACCCAATTGGTGTCATAATTGTTCTATCCCCTATCT TGATTTTAAGTGGCTTCAATCCTTCAAGATATTTTATGAATATGTATTTTAGCCAAAGGATATGA
- the LOC107938178 gene encoding protein unc-50 homolog isoform X2: protein MLPTVSKTRSTPSTSRPNSMFPQYLRRIVKWQQMDIEYTFWQMLHLCTAPKVVYQHTKYHKQTKNQWARDDPAFVVICSLLLAVATIAYCAAYDHSTAHAVFVVISVLLFHFLLTGVFLATCCWFLTNAYLREEAPNSHVVEQRVEWLYAFDVHCNSFFPMFVMLYVIHYFVSPLLVAHGFIPELLSNLLFMVAASYYHYLNFLGYDVLPFLERTTFFLYPIGVIIVLSPILILSGFNPSRYFMNMYFSQRI, encoded by the exons ATGTTACCAACGGTGAGCAAAACGCGTTCCACGCCCTCCACATCTCGACCTAACTCCATGTTCCCTCAGTACCTACGTCGAATTGTCAAG TGGCAACAAATGGATATTGAATATACTTTCTGGCAAATGCTTCACCTATGTACTGCACCAAAGGTTGT CTATCAGCACACAAAATATCACAAAC AAACCAAGAACCAGTGGGCACGTGACGACCCTGCTTTTGTTGTAATCTGTAGCCTTCTTTTGGCAGTTGCAACAATAGCTTATTGTGCTGC GTATGATCACAGTACTGCACATGCTGTTTTTGTAGTTATTTCAGTATTGCTTTTCCATTTTTTACTTACTGGAGTATTTCTGGCTACATGTTGTTG GTTCTTGACAAATGCTTACCTTCGGGAAGAGGCTCCAAATAGTCATGTTGTTGAACAACGGGTTGAATG GCTGTATGCATTTGATGTGCACTGCAATTCTTTCTTCCCGATGTTTGTAATGCTTTACG TAATACATTATTTTGTGTCACCGCTTCTGGTAGCCCATGGTTTTATACCTGAACTTCTGTCCAATCTGCTGTTCATGGTGGCAGCTTCTTACTATCACTACCTTAACTTTTTAGGTTATGACG TACTTCCCTTTTTGGAGAGAACAACCTTTTTCCTCTACCCAATTGGTGTCATAATTGTTCTATCCCCTATCT TGATTTTAAGTGGCTTCAATCCTTCAAGATATTTTATGAATATGTATTTTAGCCAAAGGATATGA
- the LOC107938208 gene encoding reticulon-like protein B11, with product MGDSSLALGTSVHKALGGGSVSDVLLWRKWRGGAVMLVSATTMWYLFEVAGYNFLTFVANVLLLLIVILFLWAKSASLLNRPLPPIPNMEISERTIGIVADELQIWLNCVLSIAHDITIGRNLKVFLKVALSLWFVSFIGSLFNFLTLVYIGVILILSVPLVYEKYQPHIDEKLSVAHGVFQEQCRKLDETVLSKLPLPSNKEKKMQ from the exons ATGGGAGATTCCAGCCTTGCACTTGGTACATCAGTTCATAAAGCGCTTGGTGGCGGCTCAG TTTCTGATGTGCTATTGTGGAGAAAATGGCGTGGCGGAGCTGTGATGCTAGTCTCGGCAACGACGATGTGGTACTTATTCGAAGTAGCCGGTTATAATTTCTTAACTTTCGTGGCCAACGTGTTGTTGCTTCTTATTGTTATTCTCTTCTTGTGGGCCAAATCTGCTTCACTTCTCAACAG ACCTTTGCCGCCAATTCCTAATATGGAAATTTCTGAGAGAACGATCGGGATTGTTGCGGATGAGTTACAAATATGGCTTAATTGTGTATTGTCAATTGCACATGACATTACCATCGgcagaaatttgaaagtttttctTAAG GTTGCCCTTAGCTTGTGGTTTGTATCATTCATTGGTAGTCTCTTCAACTTCCTCACTCTGGTCTATATTG GAGTTATTCTTATTTTATCAGTCCCTTTGGTATATGAAAAGTACCAGCCTCACATTGATGAGAAGCTTTCTGTAGCGCACGGAGTCTTTCAAGAGCAGTGCAGGAAACTTGATGAAACGGTCTTAAGTAAGCTTCCATTGCCCTCAAACAAGGAAAAGAAGATGCAGTAG
- the LOC107938169 gene encoding receptor protein kinase-like protein At4g34220 encodes MGFKRSNSHCFSFLLLVFLMVPTLALNTDGVLLLSFKHAILSDPLSVLQSWNRDDKTPCAWTGVTCTEIGLPGTPDRLRVTSLVLPNSHLLGSISEDLGHIQHLRHLDLSSNNFNGILPSSIFNSTELQVLSLSGNLISGSLPETIGALASLQLLNLSHNALAGKVPENLTALQNLSVVSLKGNYLSGNIPSGFDSVEVLDLSSNLLNGSLPLDLGGVHLNYLNLSYNKISGSISPEFAKKLPQNATIDLSFNNLSGAIPESVALLNQKMEFFSGNIDLCGKPLKTLCAVPSTLSTPPNMSQSISPAIAVIPNTVVSTPVTSSSPNNIQNQARGSLKPGTIAAIAVADLAGISILGMIILYVYQLKKRKDHLDDPSTAATSCNVLKQPKVIVSKTNVELRTKMPPSPPSSSSSSPSCSCSCSCMKLKLIEASETNSSDSDLEEKNQVINVNQRPGKLVTVDGETELELETLLKASAYILGTSGWSIVYKAVLENGTAFAVRRIGESSVERLKDFESRVRMIAKLRHPNLVKIRGFYWGDTEKLVIYDYVSNGSLACTTTAYRRSGSSSVWHLPLEARLKIARGVARGLAYIHEKKQVHGNIKPTNILLDSNMEPIISDLGLDRLLSRNGATYKPNNSSSIRFLSSQRSTASRDAPSDHPTTPTNPSPHAAATCSTPYQALESLKNHKPNPKWDVYSFGMILLELLSGRVLSTGELEQWAVAAASIEEEKNRAVRLGDMAIKGDMEGKEEAILTFFRLGFSCVSVVPQKRPSMKEAVQILEKITWW; translated from the exons ATGGGCTTCAAGAGGAGCAATTCCCACTGCTTCAGCTTTCTGCTCCTCGTTTTCCTTATGGTTCCTACACTAGCTCTCAACACTGATGGGGTCCTCTTGCTTTCTTTCAAACATGCCATCCTCAGTGACCCATTGTCAGTCTTGCAAAGCTGGAACCGTGATGATAAAACGCCATGCGCATGGACAGGAGTAACCTGCACTGAAATTGGGCTTCCAGGAACACCAGATAGGTTAAGGGTGACCAGCTTGGTTCTCCCTAACAGCCATCTTCTTGGTTCAATATCGGAAGACCTTGGCCATATTCAACACCTTCGCCACTTGGATCTATCAAGCAACAATTTTAATGGAATTTTGCCAAGCTCCATCTTTAACTCAACTGAGCTTCAGGTACTCTCTTTGTCCGGTAATCTCATCTCTGGTTCGTTGCCTGAAACTATTGGTGCCCTGGCTAGTCTTCAGCTTTTGAATCTCTCTCATAATGCCTTGGCTGGGAAGGTACCTGAAAATTTGACAGCTTTGCAGAACTTAAGTGTTGTGTCTTTAAAGGGCAACTATTTGTCAGGTAATATACCTAGCGGTTTCGATTCAGTTGAGGTTCTGGATCTGTCATCGAATCTTCTTAACGGGTCTCTCCCTTTGGATCTTGGTGGTgttcatttaaattatttgaacTTGTCTTACAACAAGATTTCAGGGTCAATATCACCAGAGTTTGCAAAGAAACTTCCTCAGAATGCCACCATTGATctttcattcaataatttaagTGGGGCAATTCCAGAGTCTGTAGCTTTGCTTAATCAGAAAATGGAGTTCTTTTCAGGTAATATTGATCTATGTGGGAAGCCATTGAAAACCCTTTGCGCAGTTCCTTCAACACTTTCTACTCCTCCAAATATGTCCCAATCCATATCACCAGCAATTGCAGTGATACCAAATACAGTAGTCTCAACCCCAGTAACAAGCTCATCACCGAACAACATTCAAAACCAAGCACGAGGCAGTCTAAAACCAGGCACCATAGCAGCCATAGCTGTTGCAGACTTAGCTGGTATATCCATTCTCGGCATGATCATTCTTTACGTTTATCAACTCAAGAAGCGAAAAGATCATCTCGACGATCCAAGCACCGCAGCAACAAGCTGCAACGTCTTAAAACAACCGAAAGTCATTGTCTCGAAAACAAATGTGGAATTAAGAACAAAAATGCCACCATcaccaccatcatcatcatcatcatcaccatcatgtTCATGTTCATGTTCATGCATGAAGTTAAAACTGATAGAGGCATCGGAGACTAACAGTTCGGATAGTGACCTGGAAGAGAAAAACCAAGTCATAAACGTGAACCAAAGACCAGGGAAGCTGGTGACAGTGGATGGGGAAACAGAGCTGGAGTTAGAGACATTGTTGAAGGCATCGGCTTATATATTGGGGACGAGTGGGTGGAGCATTGTTTACAAGGCAGTGCTGGAGAATGGGACTGCATTCGCAGTAAGAAGGATAGGGGAGAGTTCAGTGGAGAGGTTGAAGGATTTTGAAAGCCGTGTTAGGATGATAGCCAAATTGAGGCACCCAAACTTGGTAAAGATTCGAGGGTTTTACTGGGGAGATACTGAGAAGCTTGTTATCTATGACTACGTCTCCAATGGCAGCCTCGCCTGCACCACTACCGCTTACA GAAGATCAGGCTCATCATCAGTTTGGCATTTACCTCTTGAAGCCCGTCTTAAAATAGCAAGAGGAGTGGCTCGGGGACTGGCCTACATTCATGAAAAGAAACAAGTTCATGGCAATATCAAACCAACCAACATCCTTTTGGATTCCAATATGGAGCCCATAATAAGTGATCTGGGTCTAGACCGCCTTCTCTCTCGCAACGGCGCTACCTACAAACCAAACAATTCTTCATCAATCAGGTTTTTAAGCAGCCAACGGTCCACAGCTTCTCGTGATGCTCCATCTGACCACCCCACAACCCCAACCAATCCTAGCCCCCATGCGGCTGCCACTTGTTCCACGCCCTATCAAGCACTAGAATCATTGAAGAACCACAAACCAAATCCCAAATGGGATGTCTACTCATTTGGCATGATTTTGCTTGAGCTCCTCAGTGGGAGGGTGTTGTCGACGGGAGAGCTGGAGCAATGGGCGGTGGCAGCTGCTTCAATCGAGGAAGAAAAGAACCGGGCGGTTCGTTTGGGTGACATGGCGATAAAAGGTGACATGGAAGGCAAGGAAGAAGCCATTCTAACATTTTTCAGGTTAGGGTTTAGTTGCGTATCAGTTGTGCCACAAAAGAGACCGTCCATGAAGGAAGCAGTTCAAATCCTAGAGAAAATCACTTGGTGGTGA